Proteins co-encoded in one Malus sylvestris chromosome 7, drMalSylv7.2, whole genome shotgun sequence genomic window:
- the LOC126630181 gene encoding uncharacterized protein LOC126630181, translating into MASSFLMEIQIPRHAKSEGSAMVHLLPVSHNPYSKSHIATRSTNVSTTPTIAKFTFLIFLSLVTLAIIVFLPFIRKELTRGPQAPLVQLTALSVHKFNVSDKNLTAEWDVKLKIANPNLVSYIWFNRLEGFVLYEDRPLVVKPEKPFGLPMKTKTELHLRLRMANWEGDQPALKQMLLEKMKKDRELGGVRFSVQMAIWATYRSGWWWSAQHVIMNLQCLDLQIGFKPGATAIGFGILMGDVPRTCYVPMLAE; encoded by the coding sequence ATGGCTTCGTCGTTTTTGATGGAGATTCAAATACCAAGGCATGCAAAAAGTGAGGGCTCAGCCATGGTTCACTTACTTCCCGTTTCACACAATCCTTATTCAAAATCCCATATTGCGACAAGGTCTACCAATGTCTCCACTACACCAACCATTGCCAAATTCAccttcctcatttttctttccttgGTCACTCTTGCCATTATCGTATTTCTACCGTTCATACGCAAGGAGCTCACTCGAGGCCCCCAAGCCCCCCTTGTCCAACTTACCGCCTTATCTGTGCACAAATTCAACGTCTCCGACAAAAACCTAACTGCCGAATGGGACGTCAAACTGAAAATTGCTAACCCTAATCTTGTCTCTTACATTTGGTTCAACCGGCTCGAAGGTTTCGTTCTGTATGAGGACAGACCGCTTGTCGTCAAGCCAGAGAAGCCATTCGGTCTGCCCATGAAGACAAAAACCGAACTGCATCTCAGGCTTAGAATGGCGAATTGGGAAGGGGATCAACCAGCGCTTAagcaaatgttgttggagaagatgaagaaagataGAGAATTGGGGGGTGTGAGATTTAGTGTTCAAATGGCCATCTGGGCGACGTATAGGAGTGGTTGGTGGTGGTCGGCGCAACATGTGATTATGAATCTTCAGTGTTTAGATTTGCAGATTGGGTTTAAGCCAGGCGCCACGGCTATAGGTTTTGGGATTTTGATGGGTGACGTACCCAGGACGTGCTATGTTCCCATGCTAGCTGAGTAA